AGTAATATATATTTGGTACGAAAGagaattaaaataatatttatttggtATGAAAGTAATATATATTTGGTACGAAAGAGAATTATTCTCTTTCGTACCAAATATATATTACTTTCATAccaaataaatattaaatatatattactTTTTTAATATCTATTTGGTATTGGTATGAAGGAAAAGTGAAAAGAAGTGATGAACACCACCTCCGACCTACATATAAATATAGAATATCGTTGATTTTAATTAACATACTTCCATTGTTCAGTCTAATTAGAAGATACGATGTTTATGATAGTTATattatgagtaaattacaaaaatcgtcctttatgtataccacttattgcaaactgtgtcctttgtcttcaataattacagaaaacgtactcgatgtttgcaaacccttgcaagttatgtcctttagccctaactcagttaatttttgtggttaaatctgaccaaatggaccccacatgagggtattttggtcattttactctcatgtgaggtccatttgttcagatttaaccacaaaaataccctcatgtagggttcatttggtcagatttaaccaaaaaaattaactgagttatggctaaaggacataacttgcaagggtttgcaaacatcaagtacgttttctgtaaATGTAAATATCGAAGACAaatgacacagtttgcaataagtggcatacataaaggacgatttttttAATTACTCATAAAATGTTAAATacgatttattattatttatattaaacATGGAAGAAGTTAATGtaaaagtatacaaagaaacaTTCTAAAAGGTTAACCAAAACAAAATGATCAGTGCCACATATCATTTTTTTTCACCATTTGAAAGTTTGTGAGGACTTTTAAGTTTTAAGTTTGATACACTGTTCAAATGTGACGAATTCAACAGAAAAGATGAACCATGAAACAGTAGTTGGCCTTCTAGATGCACAAAAAACCCGGTTCCAGACCCGACCCGAAACCTGTTCCTACCCTAACAACCCACGGGTACATACTAGTTTCAGACCCAGGTGTAACAAAAGGAGCCGAACTTGACCCGACCCGGTTCCACATCTAACCGGTCAAAACCCGAAAAAAAAAACCCGGCCAAAAACCCGAActtacccggaaccggttcctgCCCTACCCGGTTCTTGACTTTGTTGACCAAACCCGGACCCGGTTCCTACCCGGTTTTAGGTTCTAAAAACCTGATTTGTGTATCTCTAGCTGGCCTCCCTACAACCCACTAACACATGTTTGACCCATTTAGATAAACAGGTTGCATCATGTTAGTTTGATTTGCACCCTAAAGTCCTAAACCATGCATTAGAATTGAAAAGAGCATTAATTATGCTAAAACATAAGCATAGTATTCCCTCGTATCAACCTCAACATCTTCGACCTCGTTGTCGTTATCAACTAAGTAGTCACTATCATGACTATCTTCATCTTCACCTTCTTTCTAACTGCCATTATTTGGTAGGAAAAGCTTTTATCTAAAGTCAACACAACTAGAATCaaattttaaaaccaaacatctgaatcgaAATCCGTCTCGTCACCTTTATTAGCACTCTCTTTCTTGGCGTCCTTCAGCATTACCAACATGATTACCCTGTTCTTGACCTTCGGTATTATCAACATCGTATGTAACACCCAGATCTTAGGGCAGTAAATCTGAATACAGCAAAAGCACAGGGTTTTGGCATGCAATCAAGATAGGCACAGGATGGTGGTGCTCGCGGCTTAGAGAGAGAAAAGGTGACAGGTTCCATCTAGGGACCAAACGTGTGATGATAACGCAATATGCATATATATATTCTAATACTTAAGTGACATAAGGTGAAATTTTGGCATAGCATGATTCGTGTAATTTACTCAAATAATGTCATCCAACAAAGTTTTCTGTCAGTAAATAACTTCACAAATTGCATTCCAATGagatcatagttattaaaggcgttgccgttaggcgcactcaaggcgcataggtctCGCCTGTGGCCTAGgtgcaaggcgcaaaaaaagcgcgggcctgagaaaaaaaaacttaaaatatttttatataatagaaaattaatactattcttcaaataaaataaaactaaagctattatataacattttatatcgtctatttagtaccaaaagtgataaatgctagtttattagtgtagaaaaatagttttcgttagataaaagtagaaatctcGTTGGAATCTTGCCATAATTTAAAGAATACTCACTTGAATCTAGGAATCTCGCTCGAATATGCGCATGAACCATCACCTGGAAAACTAAAGCGCAATTGCCTCGACTTAAGGCGCGATTGCCTCGCCTTGCTAGGAAATTAGGCCTAGGcacaagaggcgatggcttttaacaactatgaatGAGATTATAGAGCAATTCAACTAATTACCTGTCTGTCTTCAACTTAGCATTAGGAAACATGCCCAGATATTATTATACAACTTTAGCCTTCACAGAACAACCAAAGCAGGTTCATGCACCTGGTAGGTAGTAAAGATACCTTGTAATGCAATCAACTGCTATTCACAAAGAGCCATCCTTAAATAGGTTCAACTGTGCTAGTAAACCGATAATTACCTAAGAAGAAATGAAATCAACAAGAGAGTCGGAGATCTAAAAGAATCTAATCTAGGAACAGTAACAACATAACTGAATGAAACTAAAACACTGAATCCATTAAAATAGAAGAGTTGGAAACACACATGTGTGTGTGCTAAGCAACAgccagaaacaaaaaaaaaacatcaaatttgACAAACACAGAATAAAAACAACCAGTTAAGAAAGGCATAAATGGAACCAAAAACTGCCTCTTTCTTCCTAATAAAACCAGATCTAGTAGTTGTTTTCACGCTTAATCATGACTTTCACTCACAATGGAACTGTCAGAATCCTTTGAACTGGAGTTGGATGAAAAGTTATTGTTCAACAGGTTCCATGAGATCAAGGGGGCTGATGATGGAGCTGCAGCAACACTATAAGCTGTCCTGGACCTTCCAGCACCTAAACATCTCTCAAGTGGACCATCAGTTGCTGCCGTAGACCTTCCAGCACCTATATAAAACCCTGGTGGACCAGCCGTAGCAGTCATAGACCTTCCAGCACCTGAATAAAACTCAGGTGGACCGGCGGTTGCTGTCCTGGACCTTCCAGCACCTGAATGTAACCCAGGTAGAATAGCAGTTGCAGTCCTGAAGCTTCCAGAACCTGAATAAAACTCAGGTATACCCGCGGTTGCAGTCATAGACCTTCCAGCACCTGAATAAAACTCAGGTAGAATAGCGGTTGCAGTCATAAACCTTCCAGCACCTGAATAGAAGTCAGGTAGACCAGCAGTTCCTGTCCTGGACCTTCCAGCACCTGAATAAAACTCAGGTCGAACAGCAGTTGCCGTCGTAGACCTTCCCGCACCTGAATTAAACTCAGGTAGAATAGGGGTTCCAGTCCTGGACCTTCCAGCACCTGAATAAAACTCAGGTGGACTAGCAGTTGCTGTCCTGGACCTTCCAGCACCTAAAGAAAACCCAGATGGACCAGCAGTTGCTGTCCGCATACCTCCATTCAGACCAAAAAACAATTGAGGAGCAGGTAAAGCACGaggcggaggtggaggtggaggcaGAGGTAGGTTGATGGTTTCAGTCCCATTGATAGCATAAACGCTCAGAAACACATTACTTGCTGCAGTTAACTCTCCTTGAATGATCCCAGCATACGAGTTTCCTTCATCGCTAATAAAAGATACGAAGTGGCGAGTAGAAAACAAAGACGGTGGTCTGATGGACGATGAAGATCCATAAAAGTTGCCCTTGAGATACAACAATCTATATTCATTGTTGTATGCGAGGAAATGAGAAGGCTTATTTGGTTGGTAGAGAGTGAGGTTGCGCACCATCCCATCTGTGTTTATAACACTAACACCCTCCAGTTGATTGCGGTTAGCGAAATCATAGACTGTAGCAATGATATCACACCCAGCTGGCACCTCAACCATCTGCATTTGTAAGCCCATACCCTCACCTTCCATGCTTTCGGAAGGATTAGTTTCCGCTTCTCGGGTCCTTTTGTTCTTTGACCCTGCGGGCCTCCCTCGACGCTTTGGAGCTTCAGAATTACTTTCCATTATAACAAGGAAGGGAGAAAAAGTAAGAAGATAATATTGGGTGGGCTAGAGCACAAGAATTGAATTGGATTGGATTGGATTGGAATGGAACAGACGATTAAATAGATTATAATGGCGCGTTCGCAAAATTTCAAATGCAATTTCTTCCACACTTTTTCGACCGTTGGAATGATCGATTTAATGCACATTAGTATATTACCTTATCAGATTTTCTTTTGTTCGTATAATAAATTCTATGATTTCAAGAGAATCAATACTGCATTTTCAGAACAGAGAAAGTGAGAAACGTATTCTAGGATTTAACAATATTTTTAATGCTCCCTTTTAGGCCAATACTTTTAGAAATTTTATTACGGATCGCATATTTGGGTATTAAtgtatataattaataaattgtTGAAAGTTGTTAATATGTAGTTTGACCCtgtttttattaattttagaatATGTCATTTCTTCCTATAAGATTTGACTATGTTTCCTTCCGGTACCAGAAAACCCAAAATATTAACAAACTTATGGAAGGgaacaatattaataataaataatattgcTTGTAGTTAACAGAATTCTGAGTAAATGAGTGATATTTTGTAAGTTCTTAGAAGACTTTTGcgacttgtttaaaaatattaaaatgatGATAATTTCCGGACTGTTatgtgaaaaaataaaaaaaataagacGAATAATATTATAAGAGTTTACAAAATGTGAGTGTCAAAAGACTAAGTTTTGCCTTTATGTTAACACTTTAGTTTGATTATGCAATTATAGTGTAAAGTTTGGTTCCTTTATCATGTGTTTGTTTTAATGATGCATTAGACTTTATTGGTATTTACTGTTTGCAATGAATTATAGAAGTATTTACGAATAATGATAACTTACGTATAATTAGTAATAATTGTTTGTTTCATTATCAAGAGAACTTTTGCTTGAAACTAGGTCCATTGGTAGTTAATCCAAATTACATGAATAATTGCATACAAGAGTACGTTTTGTGTAACTAACATATAAAAGGTGAAGCCCTATAACATACTTGCCTTGTGGTGGTTAGCAAAACGTGATAAGACAAGACAAGCCCTATAATATACTTGCCTTGGTGAAGGGCACCTTATTTTGTCTTTTGCAATACTTGAGCACACTGCAACACACATGATTGGTTATAGGCACAAGACAAACTAATGAAGTAATGATTGAACCATAGTTATCAAaagcgccttgcgcctaggccccaggcgaggcctatgcgcctagCGCATTTGATAACTATGGATTGAACGGTGTTAGTCACATGGAAACTGCTACTtaagttgttgttgttgatatcATATCATCACACTTCCTTTGTCATCTCTACTTTCACCAATATCCTAGAAGTTCAAGAAGGTAGCAcaagtttgttatgtttatctACGTTTGATGGTGAAAATTGGCAACTAAGAAAAGAATCCGAGGTGTTTGATAATACCTAATATACATTATATGATAGGTGTTATGAGTGCATTAAACTAGTCTTTGTACTAAGGAGATATTACTAAATGGTATGACTAAGAACCATAGCCACTGAGAACTACATCCAAAGTTTTGGATGTGGTTTTCTTGTTCTTGTGATTGCGTTTTCAATAGAgctaattacatagttagtccctgtggtttgcacaaagtaacatacttaggtactaatagtttaaaatcacattctagggtattaacttttcattttgtaacgtttggaggtattaacgttatttgtaggtttaaagtcacattttattagtacctaagtatgttattttgtgcaaaccacagggactaactatgttaatacctccaaacgttacaaaatgaaaagttaataccctagaaggtgattttaaactattagtacctaagtatgttattttgtgcaaaccacagggactatgtaattaactcttttcaATATGTGCATATTTTGATATCCATCTCCGGTACTCCAAACGTGTTTCCATCAGGCTAGGTTCTCTTGCTCTACAATCTCCTCAAGTTTGAAATCTTATTGTCTAATTAGGGACCAAAAGTTAATGTATTTGGGGTAATGTTGTAAATTAAGTAGCCACTGATCATTTGCAATGGACATTTGACTCATATATCAATCATGCTATGAAAAGGACATGATGCAAGAACAATTGTACTTTACATAATTGGAGACTACGTTTAGCTACAGACCTAACTAACAAGTGTACTTTACAATAACAATTGCATTCCAATGAGATTATAGAGCAATTAAAATAACCTGTTTGTTAACGCTAGGAAACATGTTCAGatatgaaggggtatggtcccaaatcttgCGCCGACCATGCGAGTTACTCTCAGGTCGCGCGCGAGGCCATACCCAAAATAGACCAGATCTGACATTTCCGTCTACAAGAGTTTTGACTTCCCTGACCTTGCGCCGACTACAAGGGTTTACCCCAAGTCGCGCACGTGGCCAGGGCCAAGACAGTCAATTTCGACACTTAGCTCCATTGACAAAAGGCTTAGCTTCCTTGACCTTGCGCCGACTGCACGGGGTTATCCCAGGTCGCACGCGAGGACGAGAAGCGCAGAACAACGTCAGACGGTACAGAAAGTACGATTGACAGAGCAGTGGACCAATAGGCGCTCAACAGGCTGTAATCTATCGCACGATGAGCAATCGTGCAGGGGacaagaagtacacaaggacacgtacgtggcaccaatcagcgtGCGTTGACCACTGTTCCATGATCCTAACTGCTGATGACAGACCAAACAATAAGGACAACCGTCAGGACACGTGGATCCATTCAGCGTGCGCCAGCTACGCCTCCGCCTGAAATCACTAACGGTCGTGACAGGGGAGGCAGAacggatattccttgttgtcgatctcgggcccaaggcccatcagcccatctccttcaCCATTCacctcggctataaatagagaactACAGCTACAGGTTTAAGCATCGCTCTCTTGCTCTCTCTCACTTAATACACACACTTTTATTCTCAAAGCAAgttcttattctcacgccggagggtggttacaaggagaaccctCCTATTCTCCTCCTTGTAACGAGCTTCACGGTGGGTTGATTGTTTTGCAGGATCATCGCAGTTGTTCATCGAGTTCAGAATTAACCTTATTTGGACGAGACACAAACCACAAGCTAATCTCAGGATTAACTTGGTGTTTCTTCAAGATACTAAATACACCTTTATCATAGAACTTCCACATCATGGAAGCAGCTTCAGAACTAACGATTATTTGAAGCACCAGGTACCTTGTAATGCAAGCAACTGCCATTCATAAGTAGATACATAGCCATGCATAAATAGGTTCAATATGCTAGCAAACAATCAGAATAAACATATTACGACACTTAACTTCAGTTCAGGACAAACTTAGAAGACAAGAAGGTAAAAAAATTACATATTGCTAGTACAAACAACTAggatttatatatttttattacgTCTACTGTTACTTACGAACCCatagtttcatttttttttcttcatCCAACCCCCTTACATTTACATGACATCAATGTAAATGTATTGAGAACTAATGGAAGTTTTTACTCTCCATGTTCACAGTGTGTAAGAATGTAAGATACAATAAATCTAGGTTAAGTGGTTAACAACTGTAAATAAAAAAGCGTCTAAAAAGCATTTAATCTAGAAAACGTTAACAACAGATCTGAATGAAATTAAAGCACTGAATCCATTAAAATAGCAGAGTAATCAACAACAGAATAAAAAACATGTCACGCTTAACAGAATAAAAAAGAGCCATCTACGACACCAATAAACGGAAATGGAACAAAACTCTGCTTCTTTATTCCTAACAAAACCAGATCTAGTAATAGCTGTCGCGCTTAACCAAGACTTCCCCTCACGACAGACCTATCGGAATCCGTTGAACGGGAGGTAGACGAAAGTTATTGATCATCGGGTTCCATGAGGTCAAGGGGGTTGGTGGAGTTGTAGGAACATCATAAGCTGTCCTGGACCTTCCAACACCCGAAGAAAACTCAGTTCGACCAGCAGTTGATGTACGCATACCACCATTCGGATCGAGAAACACGTAAAGCACGAGGCAGAGGCAGTTTGATAGATTCAGCCCTGTTGATAACAGAAACACACTACTTTCTGCAGTTAACTTTCCTTGAATGATCCCGATAATGAGGTTTCCTTCCTCACTTAAAAAAGATGCAATGTGGCGAGTAGAAAAGCGCGATGATGGTCTGATGGAAGATGAAGATCCATAAAAGTTTCCTTTCAGAGCAGTTTATAAACACTGTTGCATGTGAAGAAAGGAGGTGTGTTTGGTTGGTACACAGTGACATCGCGCACAATCCCATGTGCACTTATAACACTAACACCCTCCAATTGATGGTGGTTAGTGAAATCATAGACTGCAGCAATGACATCACACCCAGCTGCCACATCAAGGACCTTTAGTTGTAAACCCATACCCATACCCATACCCATGCCAATACCTAAACAGTTATAGCGGTCCAAAATCATATAGCGGTCAAGGTCCGCTATATGATATAGCGGTAGTATAGCGGTAATTTTTATATCATCATaatttatgtgtgtgtgtgtatatatatatacataaatatatatttgaaactattaatagtaatagtaatatcaaaattCATAGTAACATTAGCGAATTAGGATTTAAAAAGTGTAAGTCCAGCAATTTCTAGATTTACGCTTAATTTTGTTGACTGATGAAGAACCAGTGTCCAGTGAATGAAGACTTTAGACCTCAATTTAGGTTTAATTTTGGGTTTGGGCCTTTAGTTTTGGGTTTATTTCAAACAAAAAGTTGATTAATATGGGCTTTTGGGCTGTAAAAAAAACCCGCTAAAATCAGTGCTATGACCACTATACGGGTTTCAGAAAAGTGGTCAAATAGCGACTTTTAGCACCGCTAATAGCGAAACCGCTATAAAGGACCGCTATTTGAACCACT
The sequence above is drawn from the Helianthus annuus cultivar XRQ/B chromosome 12, HanXRQr2.0-SUNRISE, whole genome shotgun sequence genome and encodes:
- the LOC110895775 gene encoding uncharacterized protein LOC110895775 — protein: MESNSEAPKRRGRPAGSKNKRTREAETNPSESMEGEGMGLQMQMVEVPAGCDIIATVYDFANRNQLEGVSVINTDGMVRNLTLYQPNKPSHFLAYNNEYRLLYLKGNFYGSSSSIRPPSLFSTRHFVSFISDEGNSYAGIIQGELTAASNVFLSVYAINGTETINLPLPPPPPPPRALPAPQLFFGLNGGMRTATAGPSGFSLGAGRSRTATASPPEFYSGAGRSRTGTPILPEFNSGAGRSTTATAVRPEFYSGAGRSRTGTAGLPDFYSGAGRFMTATAILPEFYSGAGRSMTATAGIPEFYSGSGSFRTATAILPGLHSGAGRSRTATAGPPEFYSGAGRSMTATAGPPGFYIGAGRSTAATDGPLERCLGAGRSRTAYSVAAAPSSAPLISWNLLNNNFSSNSSSKDSDSSIVSESHD